From Solanum lycopersicum chromosome 4, SLM_r2.1:
ATCATATTGGAGCAATGAAACTTACACTCGTTCACGTTTGTTCACTCTGCTGTGTTCCAAATCTTTTGGTAAAGCAAGAAACACTTCAGAATCATCTTCTGTTTATCCTTTAAGAGAGAGCAGAATCTATGAGTTCATATATAATGACCGAGTGTTCAGCGTATCAACTCCGTTTAGCTTCCTGGCagacaacaagagagagagagagcggTAACTGCAGCCATAAGATGCATGAAAACAATAATGTCAAGAACATAATCACCATGAACAAGGTTTGCGATTTTTACCAAATCCATCTATGGAAAAAATATTGTAGTAAACATCTCAAAGACCATAGATTAGGCTGCTCTAAAGTTTAAACTAGAAGACTAAAAAGTATCCTGAGACCAAGCACAAGAACACCAACCATACAGAAAACTCTAAAAGCAATGACATTCTTCATCACTAATATCACGTGAGGGCAAACTACCCGATGTCCATGCATCATTCTCCTTCATTGAATTTAAAAAGGATGGCAAATGTGTAGTAATAGGTGCCAACAATAATCAGCAACAAGTTCGGCTTTTCACAAAATAGTTTAACTGGAGCAACAGAGAAATATATTGACCAGATTGTACTCTCCAAGATACAACAAGAACAAACATTAACATATGCAGTGTAATCTCACAAGTGTCCTACCTTGTAAAGATAGGGGGTTGTTCCAAATAAACcgtcaacaacaacaacatacccaatggAACCCCACTACTTCATGGAGGTACAGAGGCTGTTTCGTAAAGACTTTCCCGATAGACTCTCGATTCaagtaaaacataagaaaatgaagtacgtaaaGCAAATACAGTAACAAAGAATCTAAAGAAGAGAtcagtagcaacaacaaatagtACGATAACTGAAGCCAAGGAAATGACAAGAATACTAAAAtcgacaataaaataataagagagtaataaaaacaatattgaTAAAAGTAGAAAGTCTGAGAGTAACATGAGCATTTATCTCCAATTTTACATTATTTGATCAGATAATGAAGATCAAATACTTCCGATATCAAGTGAACATATGCATCTGGAAGATAATAGCATCTTCTCTAGAGGATTCAACAGCATAAAGGGCAAAATGTAGATTAACAGTCCTTCAATAGTAGGTATGACAAATGGATGTACATATTTTCCAGACTACAGAACATATAAGCTTCTAAGACAATAGATCAAAGAAGATCACAAATTTTAGGCAGGCAATAAAGCTTGAGTACTGCCAAGGATATGTAAAAATAATGCAAGGCATACTGTAAGAATTACATAAGATTTAGCATTGATATGAGTAATGACATCCAGCCCTCTCTCCACAACTTCTTCATGGACGACATTAACACTTCTTTTCAAGTTCTCTGATAGCTTCCAAGTGAAAAACTCCACGATGGATCTAACGGTTTCAAATGTCACCCTGCCAGTCACATCAAGTACAAACCTCCTATTGCTTGGAACTGCCAATGTTGATGACACACTAGTCAGCCATCCATTACTTTGTAGATCAATCGGTTGATTCGTATCTTTAATCTTTCTTGGAGGCACTTGCTCAAGTGCCTTCTCACTTGCTTGAGTCAAATATTCACTTTGATCAACTATGGAACAAGCAGAGTTCAAACATAAATCAGAATCCGATCCAGAAGCTGTCATCACTTGATGAGATGTCCTCACTAGTGTTTCAACAGCCCCATTACAAACGGAAACTAGGAAGTCCTTCACATTAGCTTCATTCTTCGGATTGGTCAACCCAGAAAACAAATCATCATATACGTTTATATGCATTGTTTTATCAAGGTAAACAGCAACAGCCGTGCTCACAAATGTCTGGATACAATCAGCAATCATTAGTTTACATCTATCAGCACAAACCACATCTACCCATCTAGGCACTTCTGATGAATTCGACTTCATTAATGAGACCTCAGATTG
This genomic window contains:
- the LOC101254380 gene encoding protein PHLOEM PROTEIN 2-LIKE A10; protein product: MDLDVLKKSLNFAQKKRKWIILLGLVGLSSYGAYRVYHMPSVVQRRKRVMKLLGAFVSMAEMVSDSSEAVSVVSKDLKEFLQSDSDELPRSLRQLSKIARSEEFTNSVVKVSQALTVGILRGRGGESKGEIEEVGSSSIVDKVMDRMMSTVGTGFVSVVVGSFARNLVLGFNLNSGSDEGLNANYQSEVSLMKSNSSEVPRWVDVVCADRCKLMIADCIQTFVSTAVAVYLDKTMHINVYDDLFSGLTNPKNEANVKDFLVSVCNGAVETLVRTSHQVMTASGSDSDLCLNSACSIVDQSEYLTQASEKALEQVPPRKIKDTNQPIDLQSNGWLTSVSSTLAVPSNRRFVLDVTGRVTFETVRSIVEFFTWKLSENLKRSVNVVHEEVVERGLDVITHINAKSYVILTVCLALFLHILGSTQALLPA